The following are from one region of the Capsicum annuum cultivar UCD-10X-F1 chromosome 1, UCD10Xv1.1, whole genome shotgun sequence genome:
- the LOC107879297 gene encoding probable protein phosphatase 2C 34: MVQLSSIFTGFTKSLAIRNGKKSKHDVGREAADALAKEAKKSEMILTSPGCVAGVSENLAAVFSKGGKKGTNQDRFIVWEDFGCQDDMIFCGVFDGHGPWGHLVAKRVRKLMPPALLINWQKWVAHTVDGTDGINGIDTSCNIQCDIWKQSYFETCSIIDQELEQHADSFYSGTTALTLVRQGDLLVVANAGDSRAVLATTDDDGRLVPVQLTVDLKPNLPGESERIMQSKGRVLSCEDEPGVYRVWMPTVEGPGLAISRAFGDYYIKDFGLISEPELTSRNITHRDQFAILATDGVWDVMSNEEAVEIVCSTAEREEAAKSLVESAICAWKRKRRGVPMDDISAICLFFHNIPPSKQQAKIV; the protein is encoded by the exons ATGGTGCAGTTATCTTCTATATTCACTGGCTTTACTAAATCTCTAGCAATCAGGAATGGGAAGAAAAGTAAACATGATGTCGGAAGGGAAGCTGCGGATGCACTGGCTAAAGAAGCTAAAAAGAGCGAGATGATATTAACGTCACCTGGCTGTGTAGCTGGTGTCTCTGAGAATTTGGCAGCTGTTTTCTCCAAAGGAGGGAAGAAGGGTACCAATCAGGATAGATTTATTGTGTGGGAG gaCTTTGGATGCCAAGATGACATGATCTTCTGTGGGGTGTTTGATGGGCATGGTCCTTGGGGTCATCTTGTAGCTAAAAGAGTCAGAAAACTGATGCCACCAGCTTTGCTTATTAATTGGCAGAAATGGGTTGCCCACACCGTGGATGGTACTGATGGGATTAATGGAATAGATACTAGTTGTAATATCCAGTGTGACATTTGGAAGCAGTCCTACTTTGAGACTTGCTCCATCATCGATCAAGAGCTCGAGCAGCATGCTGACTCTTTCTACAGTGGTACCACAGCTTTGACTCTCGTTAGACAG GGTGATCTGCTGGTAGTAGCAAATGCTGGAGATTCTCGAGCTGTACTGGCAACAACAGATGATGATGGTAGATTGGTACCAGTTCAGCTCACTGTTGACCTCAAACCCAACTTACCTG GTGAAAGCGAGCGAATAATGCAGTCAAAAGGTAGGGTGCTGTCATGCGAGGATGAACCAGGGGTGTACAGAGTGTGGATGCCCACAGTTGAAGGACCTGGATTAGCAATATCGAGAGCCTTTGGTGATTACTACATAAAAGACTTTGGCCTTATTTCGGAACCTGAATTGACATCCAGAAACATAACCCATAGAGATCAGTTTGCCATCTTGGCAACAGATGGG GTTTGGGATGTAATGTCTAATGAAGAAGCAGTGGAGATAGTATGTTCAACAGCGGAAAGGGAAGAGGCAGCTAAGAGTCTGGTGGAAAGTGCTATTTGTGCCTGGAAACGCAAAAGAAGAGGCGTTCCCATGGATGATATCTCAGCAATTTGCCTCTTCTTTCATAACATTCCTCCTTCCAAACAACAAGCCAAGATTGTCTAA
- the LOC107879315 gene encoding early nodulin-75 isoform X1 has translation MAQQMEKPRVTEIQVRMDCNGCVQKIKKALHGVHGIHDLYIDFPQQKITIVGSADPENIVKAIKKTRKSAIVCSHIEQADPPTEPEEVAPAECEAPPPESSNPPTEAPPAEEPPNEPPKDPPTQENQPAEEKQTHEGADNTKSQSDQPSKPRDVEEVHVIYHYPPDYGYRYNFSQGMSNHEPPRDHGYRYNYGQNVIHEPPRDHHYSRYNYGQSMSQEPSRDHGYNRYNYGQSMSYEPPRDHGYRYNYGQTMMHEPPQRDSGFRNNHARPIGPEFRPEVPPPGQPPVYVTHSYNSYQPSPYVTGYEYIRSPPRYTQYSRPEHYSEDYHYGNSGNGTISSVFSDENPNACTIA, from the exons ATGGCTCAACAGATGGAG AAACCTAGAGTCACAGAGATACAGGTCAGAATGGACTGTAATGGTTGTGTGCAAAAGATCAAGAAGGCTCTACATGGCGTCCATG GTATTCATGATCTTTATATAGATTTTCCTCAGCAAAAGATTACTATAGTAGGATCAGCAGATCCCGAAAACATAGTAAAGGCAATAAAAAAGACAAGAAAGAGTGCCATTGTTTGTTCCCACATAGAACAAGCAGACCCTCCAACAGAGCCAGAGGAAGTTGCACCAGCTGAGTGTGAAGCGCCACCCCCTGAGTCCAGCAATCCTCCAACAGAAGCTCCACCAGCTGAAGAGCCACCCAATGAACCGCCAAAAGATCCACCAACACAAGAAAATCAACCAGCAGAGGAGAAACAAACACATGAGGGTGCTGACAACACCAAAAGCCAATCAGACCAACCCTCTAAACCAAGAGACGTTGAAGAGGTTCATGTAATTTACCACTATCCACCAGACTATGGTTACAGGTACAACTTTAGCCAGGGTATGAGTAATCATGAGCCACCCAGGGACCATGGATACCGATACAACTATGGTCAGAACGTGATCCATGAGCCACCCCGGGACCATCATTACAGCAGATACAACTATGGTCAGAGTATGAGCCAAGAGCCATCTAGGGACCATGGCTACAACAGATACAACTATGGTCAGAGCATGAGCTATGAGCCTCCTAGGGACCATGGCTACAGATATAACTATGGCCAAACCATGATGCATGAGCCTCCTCAAAGAGACTCTGGTTTCAGAAATAATCATGCTCGTCCTATCGGTCCAGAATTCAGACCTGAGGTGCCACCACCAGGTCAACCACCGGTTTATGTGACTCACAGCTACAATAGCTACCAGCCATCACCCTATGTGACTGGATATGAATACATCAGGTCACCGCCAAGATACACACAATATAGTAGGCCAGAGCATTACTCTGAGGACTATCACTATGGAAACAGCGGCAATGGAACAATCAGCTCAGTTTTCAGTGATGAAAATCCAAATGCATGCACAATAGCATAG
- the LOC107879315 gene encoding early nodulin-75 isoform X2 codes for MVVCKRSRRLYMASMVSIHDLYIDFPQQKITIVGSADPENIVKAIKKTRKSAIVCSHIEQADPPTEPEEVAPAECEAPPPESSNPPTEAPPAEEPPNEPPKDPPTQENQPAEEKQTHEGADNTKSQSDQPSKPRDVEEVHVIYHYPPDYGYRYNFSQGMSNHEPPRDHGYRYNYGQNVIHEPPRDHHYSRYNYGQSMSQEPSRDHGYNRYNYGQSMSYEPPRDHGYRYNYGQTMMHEPPQRDSGFRNNHARPIGPEFRPEVPPPGQPPVYVTHSYNSYQPSPYVTGYEYIRSPPRYTQYSRPEHYSEDYHYGNSGNGTISSVFSDENPNACTIA; via the exons ATGGTTGTGTGCAAAAGATCAAGAAGGCTCTACATGGCGTCCATGGTGA GTATTCATGATCTTTATATAGATTTTCCTCAGCAAAAGATTACTATAGTAGGATCAGCAGATCCCGAAAACATAGTAAAGGCAATAAAAAAGACAAGAAAGAGTGCCATTGTTTGTTCCCACATAGAACAAGCAGACCCTCCAACAGAGCCAGAGGAAGTTGCACCAGCTGAGTGTGAAGCGCCACCCCCTGAGTCCAGCAATCCTCCAACAGAAGCTCCACCAGCTGAAGAGCCACCCAATGAACCGCCAAAAGATCCACCAACACAAGAAAATCAACCAGCAGAGGAGAAACAAACACATGAGGGTGCTGACAACACCAAAAGCCAATCAGACCAACCCTCTAAACCAAGAGACGTTGAAGAGGTTCATGTAATTTACCACTATCCACCAGACTATGGTTACAGGTACAACTTTAGCCAGGGTATGAGTAATCATGAGCCACCCAGGGACCATGGATACCGATACAACTATGGTCAGAACGTGATCCATGAGCCACCCCGGGACCATCATTACAGCAGATACAACTATGGTCAGAGTATGAGCCAAGAGCCATCTAGGGACCATGGCTACAACAGATACAACTATGGTCAGAGCATGAGCTATGAGCCTCCTAGGGACCATGGCTACAGATATAACTATGGCCAAACCATGATGCATGAGCCTCCTCAAAGAGACTCTGGTTTCAGAAATAATCATGCTCGTCCTATCGGTCCAGAATTCAGACCTGAGGTGCCACCACCAGGTCAACCACCGGTTTATGTGACTCACAGCTACAATAGCTACCAGCCATCACCCTATGTGACTGGATATGAATACATCAGGTCACCGCCAAGATACACACAATATAGTAGGCCAGAGCATTACTCTGAGGACTATCACTATGGAAACAGCGGCAATGGAACAATCAGCTCAGTTTTCAGTGATGAAAATCCAAATGCATGCACAATAGCATAG